The Micropterus dolomieu isolate WLL.071019.BEF.003 ecotype Adirondacks unplaced genomic scaffold, ASM2129224v1 contig_13325, whole genome shotgun sequence DNA segment tgtgctaagagaaacaatctgtttggcttgtactgaagccacatccataaagccagtcagcagggaatctttctctttgagttcctctgaaagtcgtcggatgtcttccataaggtcagcaatcttcttgttcgctttcttaaggagtgagcagtcctcatggggcagagttatctcggctagcatagtcaccggagctttgttgcgatcagtagcgttgatcgcgtttttacggtcatctagcttaaaatccatgtcggatgactaaaatccttaacccacgtaaacttaagttaaataaaaaggatataaaaaatgtaacgaaaaaagagtggattaaaactggataagagtccggtttaagacggagcttccgacaggtggctacagatgccaacgcatgcgcagagtgcagattacgtcagcaattacgtcagagatcttgtgacaagatgatgcaaatccctcacctaacacagctcaggctaGTCTCCTTGTTGATCAGTGCGTCCAAAAgtacaacaaccatccagcattttggcaacgccaaagtaacaaactcaaaataacagagtatcacttgcttcctttTTTGGCCCCCCGAGGGAGCGTTTTACCTTGAATGTGAcatcacgtgaaaactatgaatactCCATCTGTGATCACAACATTAGATGAAcatcatgtttctttttttctacctGCCACAGGAAGTAGAAGCAGAGTGCAATCTCGATGGGAGCGATCCAGAGACAGTTGAAATAAACCACAAAGTCCATCAGCTTCTGAGTGTCGGCCGAAACCAGGTTAATGATCTCTCCCAAAGTACAGCGCCGCCGAGCTGCACTGCTGATCAGCAGACTCTGAggattcaaacacacacactgaaatgttaATGCCCAGGAGTTTCCAGGTGTTTCCAGGAGtttccagagggagctgtgtgacatctgataaatgtcctcaagtgatgtcacctGAGGCAGCGTTGGCTGAAAACCATGAGTTTGAAAGAGAAACCACTGTGTTGGTGTGCAGTGACACAGCCCAatcccagagagagagagttgcattgtgggtaatgtaggcaccaggTTTTGTGGAATAAAATAGAGGATATCTCTGGTTCTGTATTGATTTAAAATGTGAGTGCGACACTATGGAAGCCTACAGGGgactatattaaaatgaaaatgtaattccaCAACACGATTCCAATTttccatgtttgtgttttttttttaatgaaaatgcaattatctaattaGCACATTCATTTTCACCTAAATATCTATGACCATATAAAAATCCACCCATGGCGGTCAGTAGAACTTGTAAATGTTAACGAAGCAGGTCACTGAACAAGGAAGTCTTAACTGAAGACCTGACTGACTGCGTTCTGATCCACGGTGAGCAGAACCAGTACTCCTACTTCCTGCTCAGGGAATGTCAGTTAGGGGAACTTCCCTCAACAAACTTCTTCCAATAGGaatctcttcctctgtgtgttgGCCTGATAACATAAACACCTCGAACATTTACTGAgataaaattttatatttaatatcaaACTGATACCATTCGAACAACAACAACTTCTATTTCTAGAACTCCTTCAAATTATTTTcagttgtctctctgtctgtctcagtctgtctgttacctTCCTGTAGACGAGTCCCATGACGGCCGTCTTCAGTCTCATCCCTACAGTGAAGCAGTGGAACATGTACTGATGATGGAGGAGAGACTGCAGACAGGACAGCAGGAAGAGCAGCGAGGCAAACATGAAACCTTTCCACATCTCAGTGTCTTTGTCTCGCATGAACGCCAGCAGCAAGCTGATGacgacaacagcaacaaacagtAAACTATAAACAACaatacagataaacagaaacaataaaCTCTAGCATGTCCGTGTCAACAGCTGACTACAAACGCAAACTACTCCCAGCCAGGACAAACTCACCTGTGAGGCTGAACGTTTCAGACTGAGCCACAACGTCAGTAAACATACCTCAGAAACTCACCTGAGCACCTGAGGGACGGCAAACATGAAGGTCTCAtgcagaaggagacacagcgtCCCACA contains these protein-coding regions:
- the LOC123966387 gene encoding multidrug resistance-associated protein 1-like: MWPLRNQDSSIWIMTDLEKFWSQNYKEPQEELSGSGPSLSHSRSLSWSWSGGSAVLTEKTRLLSKNRKGQGYGLLVLRALWQSVGTYFLCGTLCLLLHETFMFAVPQVLSLLLAFMRDKDTEMWKGFMFASLLFLLSCLQSLLHHQYMFHCFTVGMRLKTAVMGLVYRKSLLISSAARRRCTLGEIINLVSADTQKLMDFVVYFNCLWIAPIEIALCFYFLWQVEKKKHDVHLML